In the genome of Meles meles chromosome 4, mMelMel3.1 paternal haplotype, whole genome shotgun sequence, one region contains:
- the LOC123939641 gene encoding zinc finger protein with KRAB and SCAN domains 7-like isoform X3 encodes MHLEEMTALGTTEESLPTSSFSESSGSGACLEPPHDPGTHLLPIGHSGQCASQVPALFQAGKSGDQAAATVLQVVGPQGSAAYQFLSVDYTERKWNGPALSQRAVYRSIMPENYCSMASMAGETRMQCSELPAKQEVSKEPVSPCGTSGGLCGVVTEELEAGAACEGILEQLEGQPSEKEGSRLENELFKIAREDKDKSTKDGCDEYNELGKHPDLSSNAVECQGILKGQKFYQCDECGKAFNRSSHLTGHQRIHTGEKPYECNECGKTFRQTSQLIVHLRTHTGEKPYECNECGNTYRHSSHLSQHQRLHNGEKPYKCNECAKAFTQSSQLIDHQRTHTGEKPYECTECGEAFIRSKSLVRHQVVHTGKKPYKCSECGKAFCSNRNLVDHQRIHTGDKPYECNECGKAFSRNKCLIRHQSLHTGQKPYKCSDCGKAFNQNSQLVDHERIHTGEKPFECNECGKAFSLSKCLIRHQRLHTGEKPYKCNECGKSFNQNSHLIIHQRIHTGEKPYECNECGKVFSYSSSLMVHQRTHTGEKPYKCSDCGKAFSDSSQLIVHQRVHTGEKPYECIECGKAFSQRSTFNHHQRTHIGEKHSGLARSVS; translated from the exons ATGCATTTGGAGGAGATGACAGCCCTGGGTACAACAGAGGAATCTCTTCCTACCTCATCCTTCAGTGAGAGTTCAGGCTCTGGAGCCTGCCTGGAGCCTCCTCATGACCCAGGGACACACCTCCTCCCCATTGGGCACTCTG gtcAGTGTGCTTCCCAGGTGCCTGCCCTTTTCCAAGCTGGGAAGTCAGGAGATCAGGCAGCAGCAACTGTGCTTCAGGTGGTCGGGCCCCAG GGATCTGCTGCGTACCAGTTCCTGTCTGTGGACTATACTGAGAGGAAGTGGAACGGTCCGGCCCTCAGTCAGAGAGCTGTGTACCGGAGCATCATGCCGGAAAACTATTGCAGCATGGCCTCAATGG CAGGTGAGACTAGGATGCAGTGTTCAGAGTTGCCTGCAAAACAGGAAGTTTCTAAAGAACCAGTGTCACCTTGTGGGACATCTGGAGGCCTCTGTGGAGTAGTTACTGAGGAACTAGAGGCAGGAGCTGCCTGTGAAGGAATTTTAGAACAGCTGGAAGGGCAACCCTCAGAGAAAGAAGGGAGCAGACTGGAAAATGAGCTCTTCAAAATAGCACGAGAAGATAAAGATAAATCCACAAAGGATGGATGTGATGAATATAATGAACTTGGGAAACATCCAGATCTGTCCTCTAATGCTGTAGAATGTCAAGGAATTCTGAAGGGACAGAAATTTTATCAATGTGATGAATGTGGTAAAGCTTTTAATCGAAGTTCACACCTCACTGGGCATCAAagaattcacactggagagaaaccctatgagtGTAATGAATGTGGTAAGACCTTCAGGCAGACCTCTCAACTCATAGTTCATCTCAGAACCCACACAGGGGAAAAGCCCTATGAGTGCAATGAGTGTGGAAATACTTACCGACACAGCTCCCATCTTAGTCAACACCAGAGACTCCATAATGGTGAGAAACCATATAAGTGTAATGAATGTGCAAAAGCCTTCACTCAGAGTTCCCAACTGATTGACCACCAGAGAACTCATACTGGGGAGAAACCTTATGAATGCACTGAGTGTGGTGAGGCCTTCATTCGTAGTAAAAGTCTTGTCCGACATCAGGTAGTTCACACTGGTAAAAAACCTTATAAGTGTAGTGAGTGTGGGAAAGCTTTCTGTTCTAATAGAAATCTTGTTGATCATCAGAGGATCCATACTGGGGACAAGCCTTATGAGTGTAATGAATGTGGCAAGGCTTTCAGTCGGAATAAATGTCTTATTCGACATCAGAGCCTCCACACTGGGCAAAAAccatacaaatgtagtgattgtGGGAAAGCCTTCAATCAGAACTCTCAGCTTGTTGACCATGAGcgaattcatactggagaaaaaccttTTGAATGTAATGAGTGTGGTAAGGCATTCAGTCTCAGTAAATGTCTTATTCGACATCAGAGGCTTCACACAGGTGAAAAGCCCTATAAATGCAATGAATGTGGAAAGTCCTTCAACCAAAACTCACACCTTATTATTCACCAGAGAATTCACACTGGTGAGAAGCCTTATGAATGTAATGAGTGTGGGAAGGTCTTCAGTTACAGCTCCAGTCTCATGGTACATCAGAGAACCCATACGGGGGAGAAACCCTATAAATGTAGTGAttgtggaaaagcttttagtGACAGCTCTCAGCTCATTGTGCACCAGAGGGttcacacaggagagaagcctTATGAATGTATtgagtgtgggaaagccttcagtcaGCGTTCCACTTTTAATCACCACCAGCGAACTCACATTGGAGAGAAGCACTCAGGTCTGGCTCGCTCAGTTTCTTAG
- the LOC123939641 gene encoding zinc finger protein with KRAB and SCAN domains 7-like isoform X2 yields the protein MTTQGRGTLGLLPRGAVLQKHEGRQTMKQEPGSPTWGQGCSLQKNHPPVCEIFRLHFRQLCYHEMSGPQEALSRLRELCQWWLMPEVHTKEQILELLVLEQFLSILPGELRTWVQLHHPESGEEAVAVVEDFQRHIGEVSAPVQEQEMHLEEMTALGTTEESLPTSSFSESSGSGACLEPPHDPGTHLLPIGHSGQCASQVPALFQAGKSGDQAAATVLQVVGPQGSAAYQFLSVDYTERKWNGPALSQRAVYRSIMPENYCSMASMGETRMQCSELPAKQEVSKEPVSPCGTSGGLCGVVTEELEAGAACEGILEQLEGQPSEKEGSRLENELFKIAREDKDKSTKDGCDEYNELGKHPDLSSNAVECQGILKGQKFYQCDECGKAFNRSSHLTGHQRIHTGEKPYECNECGKTFRQTSQLIVHLRTHTGEKPYECNECGNTYRHSSHLSQHQRLHNGEKPYKCNECAKAFTQSSQLIDHQRTHTGEKPYECTECGEAFIRSKSLVRHQVVHTGKKPYKCSECGKAFCSNRNLVDHQRIHTGDKPYECNECGKAFSRNKCLIRHQSLHTGQKPYKCSDCGKAFNQNSQLVDHERIHTGEKPFECNECGKAFSLSKCLIRHQRLHTGEKPYKCNECGKSFNQNSHLIIHQRIHTGEKPYECNECGKVFSYSSSLMVHQRTHTGEKPYKCSDCGKAFSDSSQLIVHQRVHTGEKPYECIECGKAFSQRSTFNHHQRTHIGEKHSGLARSVS from the exons ATGACCACCCAAGGCAGGGGGACTTTAGGCCTCCTCCCTAGAGGTGCTGTTCTCCAGAAACACGAGGGGCGCCAGACCATGAAGCAGGAGccagggagcccgacctggggtCAGGGCTGCAGTCTCCAAAAGAACCACCCTCCTGTCTGTGAAATTTTCCGGCTACACTTCAGGCAGTTATGTTATCATGAGATGTCTGGGCCACAGGAGGCACTGAGCCGGCTCCGGGAGCTCTGCCAGTGGTGGCTGATGCCAGAGGTACACACCAAGGAGCAGATCCTGGAGCTGCTGGTGCTGGAGCAGTTCTTGAGCATCTTGCCTGGGGAGTTACGGACCTGGGTGCAGCTGCATCACCCTGAGAGTGGCGAGGAGGCTGTGGCTGTGGTGGAGGATTTTCAGAGACACATAGGAGAG GTTTCAGCTCCTGTACAGGAACAGGAAATGCATTTGGAGGAGATGACAGCCCTGGGTACAACAGAGGAATCTCTTCCTACCTCATCCTTCAGTGAGAGTTCAGGCTCTGGAGCCTGCCTGGAGCCTCCTCATGACCCAGGGACACACCTCCTCCCCATTGGGCACTCTG gtcAGTGTGCTTCCCAGGTGCCTGCCCTTTTCCAAGCTGGGAAGTCAGGAGATCAGGCAGCAGCAACTGTGCTTCAGGTGGTCGGGCCCCAG GGATCTGCTGCGTACCAGTTCCTGTCTGTGGACTATACTGAGAGGAAGTGGAACGGTCCGGCCCTCAGTCAGAGAGCTGTGTACCGGAGCATCATGCCGGAAAACTATTGCAGCATGGCCTCAATGG GTGAGACTAGGATGCAGTGTTCAGAGTTGCCTGCAAAACAGGAAGTTTCTAAAGAACCAGTGTCACCTTGTGGGACATCTGGAGGCCTCTGTGGAGTAGTTACTGAGGAACTAGAGGCAGGAGCTGCCTGTGAAGGAATTTTAGAACAGCTGGAAGGGCAACCCTCAGAGAAAGAAGGGAGCAGACTGGAAAATGAGCTCTTCAAAATAGCACGAGAAGATAAAGATAAATCCACAAAGGATGGATGTGATGAATATAATGAACTTGGGAAACATCCAGATCTGTCCTCTAATGCTGTAGAATGTCAAGGAATTCTGAAGGGACAGAAATTTTATCAATGTGATGAATGTGGTAAAGCTTTTAATCGAAGTTCACACCTCACTGGGCATCAAagaattcacactggagagaaaccctatgagtGTAATGAATGTGGTAAGACCTTCAGGCAGACCTCTCAACTCATAGTTCATCTCAGAACCCACACAGGGGAAAAGCCCTATGAGTGCAATGAGTGTGGAAATACTTACCGACACAGCTCCCATCTTAGTCAACACCAGAGACTCCATAATGGTGAGAAACCATATAAGTGTAATGAATGTGCAAAAGCCTTCACTCAGAGTTCCCAACTGATTGACCACCAGAGAACTCATACTGGGGAGAAACCTTATGAATGCACTGAGTGTGGTGAGGCCTTCATTCGTAGTAAAAGTCTTGTCCGACATCAGGTAGTTCACACTGGTAAAAAACCTTATAAGTGTAGTGAGTGTGGGAAAGCTTTCTGTTCTAATAGAAATCTTGTTGATCATCAGAGGATCCATACTGGGGACAAGCCTTATGAGTGTAATGAATGTGGCAAGGCTTTCAGTCGGAATAAATGTCTTATTCGACATCAGAGCCTCCACACTGGGCAAAAAccatacaaatgtagtgattgtGGGAAAGCCTTCAATCAGAACTCTCAGCTTGTTGACCATGAGcgaattcatactggagaaaaaccttTTGAATGTAATGAGTGTGGTAAGGCATTCAGTCTCAGTAAATGTCTTATTCGACATCAGAGGCTTCACACAGGTGAAAAGCCCTATAAATGCAATGAATGTGGAAAGTCCTTCAACCAAAACTCACACCTTATTATTCACCAGAGAATTCACACTGGTGAGAAGCCTTATGAATGTAATGAGTGTGGGAAGGTCTTCAGTTACAGCTCCAGTCTCATGGTACATCAGAGAACCCATACGGGGGAGAAACCCTATAAATGTAGTGAttgtggaaaagcttttagtGACAGCTCTCAGCTCATTGTGCACCAGAGGGttcacacaggagagaagcctTATGAATGTATtgagtgtgggaaagccttcagtcaGCGTTCCACTTTTAATCACCACCAGCGAACTCACATTGGAGAGAAGCACTCAGGTCTGGCTCGCTCAGTTTCTTAG
- the LOC123939641 gene encoding zinc finger protein with KRAB and SCAN domains 7-like isoform X1 has translation MTTQGRGTLGLLPRGAVLQKHEGRQTMKQEPGSPTWGQGCSLQKNHPPVCEIFRLHFRQLCYHEMSGPQEALSRLRELCQWWLMPEVHTKEQILELLVLEQFLSILPGELRTWVQLHHPESGEEAVAVVEDFQRHIGEVSAPVQEQEMHLEEMTALGTTEESLPTSSFSESSGSGACLEPPHDPGTHLLPIGHSGQCASQVPALFQAGKSGDQAAATVLQVVGPQGSAAYQFLSVDYTERKWNGPALSQRAVYRSIMPENYCSMASMAGETRMQCSELPAKQEVSKEPVSPCGTSGGLCGVVTEELEAGAACEGILEQLEGQPSEKEGSRLENELFKIAREDKDKSTKDGCDEYNELGKHPDLSSNAVECQGILKGQKFYQCDECGKAFNRSSHLTGHQRIHTGEKPYECNECGKTFRQTSQLIVHLRTHTGEKPYECNECGNTYRHSSHLSQHQRLHNGEKPYKCNECAKAFTQSSQLIDHQRTHTGEKPYECTECGEAFIRSKSLVRHQVVHTGKKPYKCSECGKAFCSNRNLVDHQRIHTGDKPYECNECGKAFSRNKCLIRHQSLHTGQKPYKCSDCGKAFNQNSQLVDHERIHTGEKPFECNECGKAFSLSKCLIRHQRLHTGEKPYKCNECGKSFNQNSHLIIHQRIHTGEKPYECNECGKVFSYSSSLMVHQRTHTGEKPYKCSDCGKAFSDSSQLIVHQRVHTGEKPYECIECGKAFSQRSTFNHHQRTHIGEKHSGLARSVS, from the exons ATGACCACCCAAGGCAGGGGGACTTTAGGCCTCCTCCCTAGAGGTGCTGTTCTCCAGAAACACGAGGGGCGCCAGACCATGAAGCAGGAGccagggagcccgacctggggtCAGGGCTGCAGTCTCCAAAAGAACCACCCTCCTGTCTGTGAAATTTTCCGGCTACACTTCAGGCAGTTATGTTATCATGAGATGTCTGGGCCACAGGAGGCACTGAGCCGGCTCCGGGAGCTCTGCCAGTGGTGGCTGATGCCAGAGGTACACACCAAGGAGCAGATCCTGGAGCTGCTGGTGCTGGAGCAGTTCTTGAGCATCTTGCCTGGGGAGTTACGGACCTGGGTGCAGCTGCATCACCCTGAGAGTGGCGAGGAGGCTGTGGCTGTGGTGGAGGATTTTCAGAGACACATAGGAGAG GTTTCAGCTCCTGTACAGGAACAGGAAATGCATTTGGAGGAGATGACAGCCCTGGGTACAACAGAGGAATCTCTTCCTACCTCATCCTTCAGTGAGAGTTCAGGCTCTGGAGCCTGCCTGGAGCCTCCTCATGACCCAGGGACACACCTCCTCCCCATTGGGCACTCTG gtcAGTGTGCTTCCCAGGTGCCTGCCCTTTTCCAAGCTGGGAAGTCAGGAGATCAGGCAGCAGCAACTGTGCTTCAGGTGGTCGGGCCCCAG GGATCTGCTGCGTACCAGTTCCTGTCTGTGGACTATACTGAGAGGAAGTGGAACGGTCCGGCCCTCAGTCAGAGAGCTGTGTACCGGAGCATCATGCCGGAAAACTATTGCAGCATGGCCTCAATGG CAGGTGAGACTAGGATGCAGTGTTCAGAGTTGCCTGCAAAACAGGAAGTTTCTAAAGAACCAGTGTCACCTTGTGGGACATCTGGAGGCCTCTGTGGAGTAGTTACTGAGGAACTAGAGGCAGGAGCTGCCTGTGAAGGAATTTTAGAACAGCTGGAAGGGCAACCCTCAGAGAAAGAAGGGAGCAGACTGGAAAATGAGCTCTTCAAAATAGCACGAGAAGATAAAGATAAATCCACAAAGGATGGATGTGATGAATATAATGAACTTGGGAAACATCCAGATCTGTCCTCTAATGCTGTAGAATGTCAAGGAATTCTGAAGGGACAGAAATTTTATCAATGTGATGAATGTGGTAAAGCTTTTAATCGAAGTTCACACCTCACTGGGCATCAAagaattcacactggagagaaaccctatgagtGTAATGAATGTGGTAAGACCTTCAGGCAGACCTCTCAACTCATAGTTCATCTCAGAACCCACACAGGGGAAAAGCCCTATGAGTGCAATGAGTGTGGAAATACTTACCGACACAGCTCCCATCTTAGTCAACACCAGAGACTCCATAATGGTGAGAAACCATATAAGTGTAATGAATGTGCAAAAGCCTTCACTCAGAGTTCCCAACTGATTGACCACCAGAGAACTCATACTGGGGAGAAACCTTATGAATGCACTGAGTGTGGTGAGGCCTTCATTCGTAGTAAAAGTCTTGTCCGACATCAGGTAGTTCACACTGGTAAAAAACCTTATAAGTGTAGTGAGTGTGGGAAAGCTTTCTGTTCTAATAGAAATCTTGTTGATCATCAGAGGATCCATACTGGGGACAAGCCTTATGAGTGTAATGAATGTGGCAAGGCTTTCAGTCGGAATAAATGTCTTATTCGACATCAGAGCCTCCACACTGGGCAAAAAccatacaaatgtagtgattgtGGGAAAGCCTTCAATCAGAACTCTCAGCTTGTTGACCATGAGcgaattcatactggagaaaaaccttTTGAATGTAATGAGTGTGGTAAGGCATTCAGTCTCAGTAAATGTCTTATTCGACATCAGAGGCTTCACACAGGTGAAAAGCCCTATAAATGCAATGAATGTGGAAAGTCCTTCAACCAAAACTCACACCTTATTATTCACCAGAGAATTCACACTGGTGAGAAGCCTTATGAATGTAATGAGTGTGGGAAGGTCTTCAGTTACAGCTCCAGTCTCATGGTACATCAGAGAACCCATACGGGGGAGAAACCCTATAAATGTAGTGAttgtggaaaagcttttagtGACAGCTCTCAGCTCATTGTGCACCAGAGGGttcacacaggagagaagcctTATGAATGTATtgagtgtgggaaagccttcagtcaGCGTTCCACTTTTAATCACCACCAGCGAACTCACATTGGAGAGAAGCACTCAGGTCTGGCTCGCTCAGTTTCTTAG